The segment CTCGTCCTCATCCATGCGCAGGGCCAGTTTGCCAATATCATCAATATGACCCACGAAATGTAATGTGACCTTTACAAGATTGTGTTTGCGCATACCAGAAGCCGTCATCAGTTCAATACTTTTATGCTTCAATATGGACAGGCCGAACATGGACGGACCGAGCACATCTTTCATTATCGAACCCCTGATTATATCCACAACCGGCTGGACAGGGTCACGCTCGTGCATCTGGCTCCCGCTGCTCTGGACAGTAAGCAGTACATTGTCCCTGGTAATCTCATTTGAAAAACGTTCAAAACTATGGGTATACTGTTCATTTTGTAAATATTTGTAAATGCCATGTCCAGCATAACCCACTCCTGCTGAAGTCAAAACTGCTAAAAAAAATGGAGTTATCAGTGATTTCCAGTTATCTGCTCCTATTTCGACTACATTGAACATCATCATTAAACTGAATGTCAATCCGGTGGAACCCAGGATATAGGAAAGAGATTCCCTGGTACTGCTATGTTTCCTGAAGTAGTATGTGATGTTCTGAATAACGTTGGTCGAGTGTTTACGTGATGGTTTTCTTCGTTTCAATAGCCAGACCGTCAAGAACCAGATAAATAATGTAAGGACCAGCGTTACTATGTGAACCAGGATATTTATGTGCATCTCTCCTGACGTCCACACTGGCAAGGTCAACATAGTGACCTGTATGAAAAGCGCGCCAAGACAAATATCAGAACCAACTGATCTGAGGTTTTGCCCGTTCACATATTTCAGGTACAATACCATCAGGAAAAAGATACACAATAAAATAGCTATAGGTAAGAATTCAAATGCAGCGGAGATAATACCTATCATACCTACTAATATTTTATATTAGTACTTAAAACAAACGATAATCAGGAGCTTAACTCAAGAATATTATTTATGTAGTATATACTGATTTACTGTATCTGATGTTAATGAATACGATTGTATAAATTGAACTAAAATAAAATCAGAGTAGTGGACATAAAATTAGATATAAATAAAAATAATGACGTTTAACTATATATAAAAAAGAAAAGATTATTCTGGATTACTTCAGTAATTCAGAAATCTTTGCCTCTAATTGCTGTTTTGGAAGTGCACCCAAAACCCTTCCAACCGGTTTACCATCCTTGAATATCAGCATTGTCGGAACTGCCGTTATGGCGTATTTCATTGCTGTCTGTGGATTATTGTCAATATCCAGTTTCCCGAAGACGATCTGTCCTGCTTTTTCCTTGGCAAGTGCTTCAATTGTGGGTGCCACCATTCTGCACGGACCACACCATACTGCCCAGCAGTCAACTACCAGTTTTGAATGTTCAGTTAAGGCTTTATCCATGTCCTGGTCAGTAAGTTCTATGGGCACGTCAAGTTTGGGTTTATTCAAGCTTTCTTCCAACTCCTTTAATTTTCGTTTCCTTATCGCTTCCAGTTCATCCATTGGTAGTTCACCATGACTACACGATGGACAAAGCCTGGTGTGGACAATTATCTACACATTGACCACATTCTATGCAGCTATCCTGGTCCACTTGAGGATATCCGCCGGCCTGCTGGGATATTGCACCTGCAGGGCATAATCGTATCATTCCACAACGTGGGGCTTTGTCACATGCATTTTCATTCATTAATACAGTCATTGTATCACCAATATGATAAATGCTTTATTGATACATATACTTATGCGTAGTTTTCACAAAACCGTGCATTTGTGTGTAGTCATCGTATTTATACGAATTTATTTATTCAACTTGCGCACCGCAAAGTCACAGGCTTTTGTTAATACGTCATAGGTTTCAGAAACAGCCGGGCAGTATGCGAGTTCCACTTCTGCCAGCTCATGTACGGTCAAATTTCCCTTTAGTGCTACAGCCACCACATTTATCCTGGCAGCAGCGCCCTTGCCCACAGCCTGGGCACCAAGCAGCTTTCCGGTAGATGAATCTGCCAGAACCTTTACACTAATATCCTCGGCTCCCGGATACCAATCTGGTCTTGTTTTCCCTTTTGCCTTTCCGCTCACTACATTAAATCCGTACATTGCAGCAAAGTAACTATTAAATCCGGTAGCTGCCACTTCCAGGTCTCCAACAACTGAGACAAAAGTAGTCAGTGAGCCGTCGTAAGTTGCATAACCACCTGCCGCATTCGTACCTGCAACGGCACCCTGCCTGTAAGCCGAATTGGCAAGCTGGGATGCCCATGGCCTGTGGCTCAACGGATTTGTTACTTCAACTGAATCGCCTGCTGCAAAGATATCCTTTACAGTTGTCATCATTCCCCTATTCGTGGTAATGCCGAACCGTCCTATCTCAATACCTGCATCTTTCATAATCGAGTGGTCAGCCCTGACACCAGATGCTGCCACTAACAGGTCAGCGTCAAGAGTCTCACCACCCACTTCCACAGCTTCGATATGCTCTTCCCCAATTACTTTTTCCACAGCTTTTCCCATGTATGAGCGTATTCCCAGAGATGTTAGGGTATTGGTCACTGCACTGGCCATATCCTTATCAAGGGCCTTAGGGAATGCCCATTCCAGCATTTCCACCACCACAACATCGAGACCTATGGATTTCAGGGCCACTGCAACTTCAAGCCCGATTGGACCGGCGCCCATGACCACGGCATGTTTCTTACCTCTGGCAGCTTCCCGTATTGTATTCGTATCATCAGTATTACTAAGGGTATAAACGCCCCTCCCCAGCAGTTCTCTTGCTCCCGGAACAGGAGGGATGAACGGCTCTGACCCGGTAGCAAGGATGAGACTATCGTATACTATCACTTTTTGTGTACCTGTTGCAAGGTCTTCAACTTTTATTACCTTATTTTCCGCATCGATCGAATGCAATTCATGTAACAGCAGTTTCTCAACTCCCATACTGCCGGTTGGAAGTATATGCTTCAGGTCCTCCGAATCCGGGATGATGCCTTCGATAACAAAGGGCAGCCCGCAGGGTGAGAACATATCGTAATTCCTGCGCTCAACAATAGTAATATGTGATTCAGGAGATATCCTCTTTGCAGCCATCAGAGCGGAAAAACCGCCCACACCCAATCCAACTATAACAATGTTCTTTTCTGCCATGTTTATCATTACTCGTACTTTATAACAATATCAGACATAAAGGTAACAGATATTACGAGCAGTCAACGGGAACATCAAGTTCAATTAACTGCTAATCCTCTATCACATACTCGAACATCAACTGTGCTGCAATAAAGAATACCACATCATATACCAGCAGCAGCCTGAGTTCATCAGCAGCATCCATTATATTACCACTTGTCAGGACCTTCTGGGTTGCAAGCACGGCTGACATGATCAATGGTATGATTATGGGAAACAGGATGACAGGCAGCAGTATTTCCCTTGTCCTCATGTTCACGGTCAGGGCTGAGAAGAGGGTTCCCACCAGTATAAAGCCCAGAGTACCCAGCAGTATTACAATACCCAGCCCGGTAAGGCTCTTAATATCGGTAAAATTGAACAGTATCATGAAAAGGGGCACAATAATAACCTCTATCATGAACATTATGATCAGGTTCGAGGTCACCTTTCCCAGATAGATGGCGCTCGGGTCAACCGGACACAGTTTCAAACCATCAAGACACCCGTCCTCTTTCTCACCGGCAAAAGAACGCGAGAGTCCCAGCATCCCTGCAAACGTGAACGCTATCCACAATATGCCTGGAGCAATATCAGATACTTCAATGCTGAACAGGACATTCGTAAAAGAATAACTAAAAATAACGATCACAAGGAGCGAGAAAATTATCATGCTGTTCAGCATCTGCTTGGTCCGGAACTCCATAAGCAGGTCCTTCCAGGCCAGGTACAATAATTCCTTCATATCTTACACCTCGTGCACATACTGTTCATAGGTCTGCCGGAACTCATAAATATCCTTTATGGTGTCTTTTTCGGTCTCGAATACGATACGGCCGCCGAATAGGATGACCACTTTATCTGCCAGTGCTATACCCCTCTCAAGGTCATGCGATACCATGACCTGGGTTTTATCTGAAACATCCAGTTCTTTCAGGATGGAATCGAATGTCGCAGCAGCATGCTGGTCAAGACCGGTATATGGCTCATCCAGGAACAATACCTTCGGGTCGTGCAAGATAGCGCGGGCAATGCTCAGGCGCTGTTTCATGCCCCTGCTGAACGTACCCACCCTGTCATCCAGGCGGTATTGCAATCCAACTTCCTCGACCAGTTCATGTATCCTGCTATCCAGTACATCCGCTTTCATACCGTACATCCTGCCAAAGAATAACAGGTTCTCCCTGGCAGTAAGGTCCTGGTACAGGTAGGTTTCGTGGGATATGATGCCGATAAGCCGCCTCACTTCAAGCGGAGATTCCCTCACATCATGCTCGTGTACCCTGACAGTCCCTGAAGTAGGGCTTACCAGCGTAGACATTATCTTGACCAGGGTGGTCTTGCCCGCACCGTTGGGACCAAATATAGTAAGGAAATCACCGGTCGGTATTTCCAGGTTGATATCATTAAGAACATCGTGGTTTCCGAACGTCTTTGAAAGATGTTTTATCGAGATAATGGCTGATTGCTCCTGTAAATACTGTGTACAATAGGAAATTAATATTAATGCTTTACTTTTTTTATGTTCCGATTTGCAGCGGGCTGGCTATCTTCTTGAGGGTAGCTACCGCTGAAAGTGCTGCCAGGTAACTGGTCCTCGGGTTTTCCGGGAATGGGATATTCTCCACTTCGGTGGTAAATCTGCCAAAGTCCCCTATTACCTCAATCTCATGCCGGTTCCGGGTGGATCCAGGGTCCACCACTATTTTCACCCTTGTCCTGTCCACTCCGATACCTGCCAGGCTGATGCATGCCGCCACATTCACATTGGCAGGGAATGCTTTTACTGCCTCGAACGCAGTTCCATCAAATATGACGGAAGGCCGGTCAAAAGCATCCAGGTCGATCTTGTTCGCGACTATATAGGGAGCTCCGGCCAGTCCCCTTGGCGGTTTAGTGGTGGTCAATGTCACCGATTGCACTGGGGCAACAGATGCAGATTTGATGCCATCAATACCCGCTACAGCACCTGATGGCAGATATATCCTGCAATTATGCATGCGGGCAAGATCAACAAGATTATCGAGGAGTTGCCCGTCGACCAGGGCCCCAACACTCATTATCATCACGTCACAGCCACTTTCCAATGCGGGAATGGCAGCCTGGGGAACAGCTATTGCCGAGGCAGATTCAACAACCAGGTCTACCTCTTTCACCATCTCGCTAATTTTCATAACCCCTGGTTTATGGGACAACTCTGCACAGAGTGTATCAATGTTTTCAGCATGGTGCTCGTGAATGGCTACCAATTCAGCACCTTCAATGCCCTTATCCAGAGCGCGGCAGATAATTGAACCGATTGCACCACAACCAACTACTCCTACCCTGAGCATACCAACATCCTCATCCTGAAACTAACTATTCATTGCACCTAAAAATTATCCAGAACACCCTTTACTATGTCTGTAAAATCATCCTTCAAGGAATAATGATTGTGCTCCCTTGTCACGTCTATGCGCAAAATACCAAGCCGGGTGTTCATCAATCCTACCATGGCTGAGACACCGCGATAGTTCACGTCAAATCCATGCTGTACCAGGTTATTGTATATGTCGTTCGTGGTATAGGTATCTCCATTCAGGAACATATTAAGGACGGTCTTGCGCAGATTGGTCTCATCCCTACGCAGATATTTAACCAACCTTTCTTTTACTTGATCTGTTGTCTGGCTCAGTGTTAACCACCAATTACTCATTATTGTATTAGAATTAAGGATAATTATGTTCTTTTATAGGTTAATAAAAGTTGGCGTTAATATTAAAGCCATCTGCATTATCAAGGGGTGTTTTTTCAACCACCATCCTTCCGTATGTGGGATAACATTCTTCATACCAGGCTGAAAAACCACTGGCAATCTCATCTGCAATATCCTCAAGCACCCACCAACCCAGTTCTATCCTTCCCCGGGTGCATTCATACAGGTTTCCGGGCACGTCCAGATGCTCCAGGAGACCAGTGATACCTTCAGCTTTTCCTTTCACGACCCCGTATAGCAGAGTGCCATCAGGAGTGACCTCATCAAATTCACGGGCTATGGTCTGTGCGGTG is part of the ANME-2 cluster archaeon genome and harbors:
- the trxA gene encoding thioredoxin; this translates as MDELEAIRKRKLKELEESLNKPKLDVPIELTDQDMDKALTEHSKLVVDCWAVWCGPCRMVAPTIEALAKEKAGQIVFGKLDIDNNPQTAMKYAITAVPTMLIFKDGKPVGRVLGALPKQQLEAKISELLK
- a CDS encoding 4Fe-4S binding protein yields the protein MNENACDKAPRCGMIRLCPAGAISQQAGGYPQVDQDSCIECGQCVDNCPHQALSIV
- a CDS encoding FAD-dependent oxidoreductase → MINMAEKNIVIVGLGVGGFSALMAAKRISPESHITIVERRNYDMFSPCGLPFVIEGIIPDSEDLKHILPTGSMGVEKLLLHELHSIDAENKVIKVEDLATGTQKVIVYDSLILATGSEPFIPPVPGARELLGRGVYTLSNTDDTNTIREAARGKKHAVVMGAGPIGLEVAVALKSIGLDVVVVEMLEWAFPKALDKDMASAVTNTLTSLGIRSYMGKAVEKVIGEEHIEAVEVGGETLDADLLVAASGVRADHSIMKDAGIEIGRFGITTNRGMMTTVKDIFAAGDSVEVTNPLSHRPWASQLANSAYRQGAVAGTNAAGGYATYDGSLTTFVSVVGDLEVAATGFNSYFAAMYGFNVVSGKAKGKTRPDWYPGAEDISVKVLADSSTGKLLGAQAVGKGAAARINVVAVALKGNLTVHELAEVELAYCPAVSETYDVLTKACDFAVRKLNK
- a CDS encoding heme exporter protein CcmB, which translates into the protein MKELLYLAWKDLLMEFRTKQMLNSMIIFSLLVIVIFSYSFTNVLFSIEVSDIAPGILWIAFTFAGMLGLSRSFAGEKEDGCLDGLKLCPVDPSAIYLGKVTSNLIIMFMIEVIIVPLFMILFNFTDIKSLTGLGIVILLGTLGFILVGTLFSALTVNMRTREILLPVILFPIIIPLIMSAVLATQKVLTSGNIMDAADELRLLLVYDVVFFIAAQLMFEYVIED
- a CDS encoding ABC transporter ATP-binding protein; translation: MISIKHLSKTFGNHDVLNDINLEIPTGDFLTIFGPNGAGKTTLVKIMSTLVSPTSGTVRVHEHDVRESPLEVRRLIGIISHETYLYQDLTARENLLFFGRMYGMKADVLDSRIHELVEEVGLQYRLDDRVGTFSRGMKQRLSIARAILHDPKVLFLDEPYTGLDQHAAATFDSILKELDVSDKTQVMVSHDLERGIALADKVVILFGGRIVFETEKDTIKDIYEFRQTYEQYVHEV
- a CDS encoding aspartate dehydrogenase; amino-acid sequence: MLRVGVVGCGAIGSIICRALDKGIEGAELVAIHEHHAENIDTLCAELSHKPGVMKISEMVKEVDLVVESASAIAVPQAAIPALESGCDVMIMSVGALVDGQLLDNLVDLARMHNCRIYLPSGAVAGIDGIKSASVAPVQSVTLTTTKPPRGLAGAPYIVANKIDLDAFDRPSVIFDGTAFEAVKAFPANVNVAACISLAGIGVDRTRVKIVVDPGSTRNRHEIEVIGDFGRFTTEVENIPFPENPRTSYLAALSAVATLKKIASPLQIGT
- a CDS encoding DUF2551 domain-containing protein; this translates as MSNWWLTLSQTTDQVKERLVKYLRRDETNLRKTVLNMFLNGDTYTTNDIYNNLVQHGFDVNYRGVSAMVGLMNTRLGILRIDVTREHNHYSLKDDFTDIVKGVLDNF